In the Muricauda sp. MAR_2010_75 genome, one interval contains:
- a CDS encoding serine hydrolase, giving the protein MTKIFARLLVCIVFLCAEFVSAQIADKITQIDSLFLDWNRPNHPGGAIMVMQGDDIVFSKAYGLASMEYLVPNNTGTRFNVASVSKQFSALGIVLLHLQRKLSVDDTIDTYIDGLPDFGQKITIRHILHHTSGLRSLHALFGLAGWRDDDVRTNADLNRIMPQQHDLNFEPGSEYMYCNTGYMFLVNIIEKVTGTSFVNYMKDEVFEPLGMHDTYAEPNYNRIVPNNATSYDATKDGFVRAVEYWAYIGSGNVHTTTADLSKYLKNYYEPSSGWEKAFEMMQTVDALNDGSTNQYAFGVIVDDLYGLKRISHGGSIGGYRSHVSVFPQEKTSFMVLTNFSSSSPAEKSTVMARILFDKGNSSKMLKTIKVPKQKLQSYAGIYWDDMTYQEREILSNADKLYLGNGNSETTYVPVEKEKFVALDAKDASYFEFKNGTMLFHRESGKPLIFEKFTKEELTPQLAEEYLGTYFSPEIETTYTIHYENNSLYAHHIRHGKLVLQQKRKDLLEGTYPLNFLKFKRNVNEKIEGVFISNGRVRNLWFKKTD; this is encoded by the coding sequence ATGACTAAAATTTTTGCTAGACTACTTGTTTGTATTGTATTCCTATGTGCCGAATTTGTTTCGGCCCAAATAGCGGACAAAATTACCCAAATTGATAGCTTGTTCTTGGATTGGAACCGTCCCAATCATCCAGGAGGTGCCATAATGGTAATGCAAGGGGATGATATTGTTTTTTCAAAGGCTTACGGGTTGGCCAGTATGGAATATCTGGTGCCCAACAACACTGGTACACGATTCAATGTAGCTTCTGTCTCCAAGCAATTCAGTGCGTTGGGAATTGTATTGCTTCACTTGCAACGAAAACTCTCTGTGGATGATACCATCGATACCTATATTGATGGGCTACCCGATTTTGGCCAAAAAATCACTATTCGGCACATATTGCACCACACTAGTGGACTTAGAAGTCTCCATGCGCTATTCGGATTGGCTGGTTGGAGAGATGATGATGTTCGAACAAATGCCGATTTAAATAGAATCATGCCCCAACAACACGACCTCAATTTTGAACCTGGCTCCGAATACATGTACTGCAATACAGGATATATGTTTTTGGTCAACATTATTGAAAAAGTAACCGGAACATCTTTTGTCAACTATATGAAAGATGAAGTTTTTGAACCATTGGGCATGCACGATACCTATGCAGAACCAAACTACAATCGGATTGTACCCAATAATGCTACGTCTTACGATGCAACCAAAGATGGTTTTGTTAGAGCTGTTGAGTACTGGGCCTATATAGGTTCTGGTAATGTTCATACCACTACCGCTGACCTTTCCAAGTATCTGAAAAATTACTACGAACCCTCTTCGGGATGGGAAAAAGCCTTTGAAATGATGCAAACGGTGGATGCCCTCAATGATGGAAGCACCAATCAATATGCCTTTGGGGTAATCGTAGATGACCTCTATGGACTGAAGCGAATCAGTCACGGTGGGTCCATTGGAGGATATCGCTCACATGTTTCTGTTTTTCCCCAAGAAAAAACCAGCTTTATGGTGCTTACCAATTTTTCATCCTCCTCTCCTGCTGAAAAATCAACCGTTATGGCTAGAATTCTTTTTGATAAGGGCAATAGCTCCAAAATGCTGAAAACCATCAAAGTTCCAAAACAGAAACTGCAATCGTATGCGGGCATATATTGGGATGACATGACCTATCAGGAACGGGAGATCTTGAGCAATGCGGACAAACTCTATCTCGGTAATGGCAATTCCGAAACTACATATGTTCCCGTTGAAAAGGAAAAATTTGTTGCTTTGGATGCTAAAGATGCATCTTATTTTGAATTTAAAAATGGTACCATGCTATTTCACCGAGAGAGTGGAAAACCCTTGATCTTTGAAAAATTCACCAAAGAAGAGTTGACTCCGCAACTTGCCGAGGAATACCTTGGAACGTATTTCAGTCCCGAAATAGAAACAACCTACACAATTCATTACGAAAACAACTCGCTCTATGCCCATCACATCCGGCATGGAAAATTAGTACTTCAACAGAAAAGAAAAGACCTTTTGGAGGGAACATATCCACTTAACTTTCTAAAATTCAAGCGTAATGTTAATGAAAAAATCGAGGGTGTATTTATCTCCAATGGCAGGGTAAGAAATCTTTGGTTCAAAAAAACAGATTAG
- a CDS encoding M20/M25/M40 family metallo-hydrolase, whose product MKQIITCLLLTIFLLPNLIRAQESPTIEKKYTKEIDKLAKAKKVQTAFNLITEQEDQTMKDLVTLTEVLAPPFGEDKRGKVFGKMLMDAGIDSVWTDKVGNVIGLRKGTSGESGYVGVDAHLDVVFPEGTDVTVTKVGDTLKAPGIGDDTRGLSMLISMLKAMNKAEIKTEKDLLIVGTVGEEGLGDLRGMKYMFNESGLDIDAWIAIDGGSIGRISNAGLGSKRYKLVVSGKGGHSWGDFELVNPHHALGKAIDMFSKDAWTYTSGDISKTSFNVGRIGGGTSVNSIPFESWMEVDMRAIDPKNLDEIESIFKNSVEKAISAYNVSGVKGEVTYELEKIGDRPSGELPATLPLIQRAMAATQYFGVEPSLGRGSTNINIPVSLGIPSVCIGRGGKGGGAHSLHEWYMNDETGAESIQLALLITLAQAGLEK is encoded by the coding sequence ATGAAACAAATTATTACCTGCCTGTTATTGACTATTTTCCTGCTGCCCAACCTAATCCGCGCACAGGAAAGCCCAACAATTGAAAAAAAGTACACCAAAGAAATTGACAAGTTGGCAAAGGCCAAAAAAGTACAGACCGCTTTTAACCTCATCACAGAACAAGAAGACCAGACCATGAAGGATTTGGTCACCTTAACTGAAGTACTGGCCCCACCTTTTGGCGAAGACAAAAGAGGAAAGGTCTTTGGCAAAATGTTGATGGACGCTGGTATTGATAGTGTTTGGACAGACAAAGTGGGCAACGTCATCGGATTGCGAAAAGGCACTTCTGGTGAATCTGGTTATGTGGGTGTAGATGCCCATTTGGATGTAGTTTTTCCCGAAGGAACAGATGTAACCGTCACCAAAGTGGGTGATACTTTAAAAGCGCCCGGGATTGGGGATGATACTCGCGGTCTGTCCATGCTCATTAGCATGCTAAAGGCCATGAACAAAGCAGAAATAAAGACCGAAAAAGACCTGCTTATTGTGGGAACGGTTGGAGAAGAAGGTCTTGGTGACCTGCGCGGCATGAAGTATATGTTCAACGAATCTGGGTTGGATATCGATGCCTGGATTGCCATAGATGGTGGTAGTATTGGCCGAATCAGCAATGCTGGTCTTGGTTCCAAACGCTACAAATTGGTTGTCAGTGGAAAAGGTGGACATTCATGGGGCGATTTTGAGTTGGTAAATCCGCATCATGCCTTGGGCAAAGCGATTGATATGTTCTCAAAAGATGCATGGACCTATACTTCGGGAGATATTTCCAAAACAAGTTTCAACGTGGGTCGAATTGGTGGGGGAACTTCGGTAAATTCCATTCCGTTTGAATCGTGGATGGAAGTTGACATGCGTGCCATCGACCCTAAAAATTTGGATGAAATTGAAAGTATCTTCAAAAATTCTGTGGAAAAAGCCATTTCAGCATATAATGTCAGCGGCGTAAAAGGTGAAGTGACCTATGAGCTTGAAAAAATTGGGGACCGTCCTTCTGGAGAGCTTCCCGCGACCCTGCCCCTGATTCAACGAGCCATGGCAGCAACCCAATATTTCGGTGTTGAACCTTCTTTGGGAAGAGGGTCTACCAACATCAATATTCCAGTTTCTTTGGGAATTCCATCGGTCTGTATTGGTCGCGGTGGCAAAGGAGGTGGTGCCCACTCATTACATGAATGGTATATGAATGATGAAACCGGGGCAGAATCCATTCAATTGGCGCTGTTGATTACCTTGGCCCAAGCAGGACTTGAAAAATAA
- a CDS encoding amidohydrolase family protein, whose translation MKANILIKLLLSFSFIALFSCSGPEYDILILNGTVYDGSGSAPIETDIAIKGSMIVAMGDLDKATATRIIEAKGLAVSPGFIDMHTHLEPIMELPSCESHVRQGVTTALGGPDGSSPWPLKSYMDSLEVKGIGMNVAYLIGHNTVRKNIMGLENRAPTEEELLDMEAQIDSAMQEGAYGISTGLKYLPGAFSKVDEVIALSKVASKYGGIYTSHLREEGLGLFDAVEEAIQISAKADIPVVLTHHKAIGKPMWGESVRTLAMVDSSRAKGLDIKMDQYPYTASYTGISVLIPSWSMAGGQEAFDERATDPVLRDSIKNGIVFNILNDRGGSDLDRIQFAKVEWQPELEGKTLKYWAEQKGLEPTVENGADLVIEAQLNGGASCVFHAMAEEDVTRIMQHPQTMIGSDGRLVEPGMGHPHPRWYGTFPRVLGHYVREKKTLELSEAIRKMTSLPAQSLKLTDRGMLKEDMRADITIFDPETIIDKATFEKPHQYPEGIDFVIVNGIFAVDNGEFHDVRSGMVLQKN comes from the coding sequence ATGAAAGCCAACATTCTGATCAAATTGCTTTTGAGCTTTTCGTTCATTGCTCTTTTTTCCTGTAGTGGCCCGGAATATGACATTCTTATTTTGAACGGCACCGTTTACGATGGTTCAGGAAGTGCACCTATTGAAACCGATATTGCCATAAAGGGTTCCATGATAGTGGCCATGGGTGATTTGGATAAAGCCACGGCAACTCGAATAATTGAGGCCAAAGGTCTTGCCGTTTCTCCTGGATTTATCGACATGCACACCCATTTAGAACCCATCATGGAATTGCCTTCTTGCGAAAGCCATGTTCGGCAGGGTGTCACTACGGCTTTAGGTGGACCTGATGGCAGTTCGCCTTGGCCCTTAAAATCCTATATGGATAGTCTTGAAGTAAAAGGTATTGGGATGAATGTAGCTTATCTTATTGGCCACAACACGGTTCGTAAAAACATCATGGGATTGGAAAATCGGGCTCCCACTGAAGAGGAACTTTTGGATATGGAAGCCCAAATTGATAGTGCCATGCAAGAAGGCGCTTATGGAATTTCAACGGGACTCAAATATTTACCGGGAGCTTTTTCCAAAGTGGATGAAGTCATTGCGTTGTCTAAAGTGGCTTCAAAATATGGCGGTATTTATACCTCACACCTCCGGGAAGAAGGTTTGGGTTTATTCGATGCGGTTGAAGAAGCCATCCAAATTTCAGCCAAGGCCGATATTCCCGTGGTTTTGACCCACCATAAGGCCATTGGCAAACCCATGTGGGGGGAAAGTGTTCGTACCTTGGCGATGGTTGATTCTTCCCGTGCCAAAGGTCTCGACATTAAAATGGACCAATATCCTTACACCGCTAGCTACACCGGAATTTCTGTACTCATTCCTAGTTGGTCCATGGCAGGTGGTCAAGAAGCCTTTGACGAAAGGGCCACTGACCCAGTGCTCAGGGATAGCATTAAAAATGGGATTGTTTTCAACATTCTCAATGATCGTGGTGGTTCAGATTTGGACCGAATTCAATTTGCCAAAGTGGAATGGCAGCCCGAACTGGAAGGAAAGACCTTAAAATATTGGGCCGAACAAAAGGGCTTGGAACCCACGGTTGAAAATGGCGCGGATTTGGTCATTGAAGCTCAATTAAATGGTGGCGCATCCTGCGTGTTCCATGCTATGGCCGAAGAAGATGTAACCCGAATAATGCAACACCCACAAACCATGATTGGCTCCGATGGCCGATTGGTGGAACCCGGCATGGGCCATCCACACCCACGTTGGTACGGAACATTCCCAAGAGTTTTGGGACATTATGTTCGAGAAAAAAAGACTTTGGAACTATCCGAGGCCATTCGTAAAATGACTTCGTTACCAGCACAAAGTCTTAAATTGACGGATAGAGGAATGCTCAAAGAAGATATGCGTGCCGATATCACCATCTTTGATCCAGAAACCATAATTGATAAAGCCACTTTTGAAAAACCCCACCAATATCCCGAAGGAATTGATTTTGTCATTGTGAACGGGATTTTTGCGGTGGACAATGGTGAATTCCATGATGTGAGGTCTGGAATGGTATTACAAAAAAACTAA
- a CDS encoding aminotransferase class IV encodes MLPKGNFPEKIYLNGEIISSNQATISVFDRGFLFGDGIYEVMVQLENGLFYSDAHWERLQGNLDKIGITYDVGEMEAQLEPLLMASNLTNKPCLIYMQVTRGVAPRKHAFPKDIPPTVMIYALPHTLPYINDRDFHGILCSDNRWHRCDIKSTSLLGNVMANERAMEQNVDEAVFVRNGFITEGSHTNIFFVKSGKVYTHPANQLILDGITRKIVLKLCEDLEIPMMEKAIGVDEIDGMDEAFLTGTTTQIASIAKLGDHVYHRPEEIGETTKKLQKALAELKKLESSKLVL; translated from the coding sequence ATGCTGCCTAAAGGTAATTTTCCCGAAAAAATCTATTTGAATGGTGAAATTATTTCCAGTAACCAAGCAACCATTTCTGTTTTTGACCGTGGTTTTCTTTTTGGGGATGGTATTTATGAGGTTATGGTCCAGTTGGAAAACGGTCTGTTCTATAGCGATGCACACTGGGAACGGCTTCAAGGAAACTTAGATAAAATCGGAATTACCTATGATGTTGGCGAGATGGAAGCTCAGTTGGAACCGTTGTTGATGGCCAGCAACCTTACTAACAAACCCTGCCTTATCTATATGCAGGTAACCCGTGGCGTGGCACCGAGAAAACATGCTTTCCCAAAAGATATTCCCCCTACAGTGATGATATACGCCCTGCCCCATACCCTCCCCTATATCAACGACCGGGATTTTCACGGTATTTTGTGTTCGGACAATCGGTGGCACAGGTGCGATATTAAATCAACCTCTCTTTTGGGCAACGTCATGGCCAATGAAAGAGCCATGGAACAAAATGTCGATGAAGCTGTTTTCGTTCGAAATGGATTCATTACCGAAGGCTCGCACACCAACATCTTTTTTGTGAAATCGGGAAAAGTGTACACCCATCCAGCCAACCAATTGATTTTGGATGGCATCACCCGAAAGATTGTATTGAAACTTTGTGAGGATTTGGAAATCCCCATGATGGAAAAAGCCATCGGTGTAGATGAAATTGATGGGATGGATGAAGCTTTTCTCACCGGGACCACCACCCAAATTGCCTCTATTGCCAAACTTGGCGACCATGTCTACCACAGGCCAGAAGAAATTGGCGAAACCACAAAAAAACTACAGAAAGCCTTAGCTGAACTCAAAAAATTGGAATCCTCAAAATTAGTACTGTAA